The Oenanthe melanoleuca isolate GR-GAL-2019-014 chromosome 1A, OMel1.0, whole genome shotgun sequence genome contains a region encoding:
- the TSPO gene encoding translocator protein — MEVVPAWAPALGFTLLPHAGGFLGSNITKREIPTWYETLQKPSWCPPNWVFAPVWGTLYTSMGYGSYLVWKELGGFNEKSVVPLGLYAGNLALNWAWTPIFFGAHKMGWGLVTLLLTTGTATATTASWYNINKTAAYLMVPYLAWLSLASALNYRIWKDNRNKKKPE, encoded by the exons ATGGAAGTGGTACCAGCCTGGGCCCCAGCATTAGGTTTTACACTCCTGCCGCATGCAGGAGGATTTTTAGGAAGCAATATAACCAAAAGGGAAATCCCAACATGGTATGAAACTCTGCAGAAGCCATCCTGGTGTCCACCTAATTGGGTGTTTGCTCCTGTTTGGGGAACTCTCTATACATCTATGGG ATATGGCTCCTACCTGGTGTGGAAGGAACTGGGGGGCTTCAATGAAAAGTCAGTGGTTCCTCTGGGTCTGTATGCAGGGAACCTGGCATTAAACTGGGCATGGACTCCAATATTTTTTGGAGCTCACAAAATGGGATGG GGATTGGTGACTCTCCTGCTTACAACTGGTACAGCAACAGCTACCACTGCTTCCTGGTATAACATCAACAAAACAGCAGCTTATTTGATGGTTCCTTATTTAGCTTGGCTAAGCTTGGCTTCTGCACTCAATTATCGGATCTGGAAGGACAATCGCAACAAGAAAAAACCTGAATAA